The following is a genomic window from Zalophus californianus isolate mZalCal1 chromosome 10, mZalCal1.pri.v2, whole genome shotgun sequence.
TTTCTTTTTCAGTATACTTGACTGTATTTAAGGGTTTAGTGCTAACATTTTTAATAACACTGGCGGGTTTTCCTACACTTGATACAGGCTGTGTTGTCTTAACATCTTCTTCTTCAGATTCAAAGTCATCTTTATCCCATTTGGACTGAGGAACCTGAATCATAATAATAACATCTTCAGCAGGAGCCGTATTGTCATTATTATACTCTTCCATAGTTTTAATGACAGTTCGTtttgtatctgttttttcttcagatttccgCACAGGACTGCCTCCAGTTGAGCtcgtactaaaaaaaaaattaaaatgctgttAATTTAATGAGGAATTTACTACTACTGAACactgataaatataaaaaaggctAACTTAAACATAAATGTCCTTTTAACTCTCAAAAGCCAATAGCCCTACTCtgagattaaatgatttaaatgtaggattgtgttaaaaaaaaaaaaaaggctcaccCACAAAATCTATTTACAACCTTCAACTCCTTTCTTTAAAGACAAGAATAAACCAAGCTAACCCCTTCTTAACATACTACACTTTAGAATTAAAAGCATTgataaaattaaaggaattctTTCCCCAAACATCCACACCCAACCACCCATAATCAGTTACCTGGTATAATCCACAAGCGTTGAGCTGGATCCTTCAGCTCCAGCTACTTTTCGTCTGACCTTTCCTTTGACTTTTTCTTGTTTAACTTTGCTAGATGTTGATTCCAATTTTTCAGAGGTTTCTTTTGTATTAGATACATTTTCTGTACTTCCAATTTTTTTACCAGTTTCTCTGTTGAGCTTGATTTTTTTGGCTGGGGCAGTTGATGATGAAGTTTTGTCTTTCTCAGGGGTCCTATCCATCTTTTCAATATCTGGTTCCATTTTGCGCTTTGGTGATGGTTTCACTATTTCAGTTACTTCTAGTTTAGAGATTTTCATTGAAGAGGATTCAAAATCTTTATCTACAcccttttcttcagtttttctttttcttttttctcccttgctgTCAGGTGGCTTACTTTTCTCACTAGGCTTCTTggccttttcttccttattagTTAGCTTTTCTGATTTGACATCTTTGGAGTAATCCTTCTTCACTTTTTCCTCTTTGACTGGTTTTGTCTCTTGGTGTTCTTTTGCCGACTTAGAATGAGCTTTCCTGGGGGTACCAAtgatcttttcatctttttgagaGGAAGATGACGATTTAGCATTGTCAGTCTTTGGAGTCTCCTCTTTGGCTTTTTTAAGTGGAGGTTCAGGTCGAGGAGATTTTTCACGCTCTCCGTCTAGTTTTTCTTGAGGTCCCTTAGCAGGTTTTGCAACGTTTTCTTTTTTGGACACAGTAGAACCATCATTTTTCCGTTTGGTCTTATCACCTTTTgcttttggtttgtctttctccctcttgtCTTTTTCAGACACTGATTTAAAAGTGATAGATTCTGCATCCATTGGCTCATCTCTCACAGGTGTAGCATCATCTCGACTTGGgagaacaaacaatgaatctgttttattttcttcaccacTTGTAGGTTCTCTCGATTTCCTAGAAGTTTCTAATAACTCAGGGTTTAGAAAGCCTTCACTTTcctccccctttcttcttttcctatgtTTCTTATGTTTGTTTCCTTTACCATCTCCTGGGGCATTTTCACTCTCCTTCTCTTTCGACTTTGTGCTGTCCTTCTGATTGTGACTGTCTCTTGTTGAAAGCTTTTCTGGATAGTTGCCACCTAAATTTCGACTTCTATGGCTTTGTCCACCAGCATAATCTTCTCTGCGGCCTCTTGTGAAGGGAGAATTCCTGATATTAAGAGGTAAAAACCTCTCTGGAGAAAAGTTCTCTCTATTTGCTGATGGTCTAGGCTGTGCTCCAGTAGCATAACCtattttataatacttttcaTACCACTCTCTAtattttctctcccattctcGGTAACGCTCTTTTTCAAATGGGTCTCTAAAGTCAACACTCCTCCCATAATAAGCTTTCATGTCATAAGGTGGCGGAActtctctgtatctattaaaaTATTCACGTTCTGTTTCCCCTTGAGGCACGTTACGTTTATTAGGAGACTGTCCCCTAAATGCTTGAGGAGATCTTGACCGTGAATGATATCGTCTATATGGGGGTGACCTTGACCTAGATCGATGATATCCATGAGATCTAGACCGTGAACGGTAATTTCGGCTcttgcctctgcctcttctgGGGTATGGAGGTGATCGTGAATAGGAACGAGAGTGTGAGCGGCTAAATGATCGAGAATAAGAACGTGAACGTGTTGAACCAGATCTTGACTTAGAATAAGTATATGAACTTCTTGAATATGATGAACCACTATAGGGAGATTtagacctaaaaacaaaaacaaaacaatagttgATAGTtgagaaatatatacaaaataaaatacagactcAGATTCTAGCATGCTCTCCTCACGGTTCCATCTTTCTTTATATCAAATTTCATCTTAGATGATTAAAGAGGCACAGTGACCTCTACTGGAATGGAATAAAGTACACAAAGATCAGAGCAATCATTTGTtacaaaacaaaagtgaaatctTGACAATTAAGAGTGAAGCGCATTAATGTACCGTGAGTTATATGAGCTAATTAACATTAAACAAAATgccaattaaatttaaattttacttcctATCTGGTTATTTAAGTAGGAGTAATTTCTTTGTCCTACGTTGGCCAATAGTCTAGCTTTGAAAGGAACCACATTTCAAATGTaagcttaaaaaataagtcttttaaacAAACTTCCAGGGAATTTTTATAATTCAGTTTTTCTATCGATAAAGCAGTCTGTATTCTACCACTACTTCAACAATTACACAGGTTAATGTTCCAGCAAGAAGCTGTAGCCTCAGGTAAAAGGGTCCTCAGAAATGTTCTTCagctatttctctctttccttccacaaACATTTCCCAATTATTTCACGCTACAAATAACTTCGAGGGACAAGGGCAATTTCATCCCCATAACTGCTCGTTCTACACAATAGAATTTACATTGAGACATTATTTCAATAAACAGATATTGGGAAATAAGCTACATGTCCATTTCTATAAACCTAGACCGAATCAGAAAAATTCCGTAAGTGCAATGTTATTTATATCCATAGCTAATCCCTGGATATTCAAAGTCCCATTTGTAATTCTGTTGTGAAGGCTTGCAAAACACTAACCTGGAAAATGAGCGCCTACGCTCCTTTTGAATCTTTTTGTATTCCATCAATTCCTTAGCAAAATCATTTGTAAACTCATCTAGCttggactttttcttttccctagtaaaataaagttaaagagTGAAAGTTAACAAAAACCATTTAAGAAAACTAACAAGACAAATGTAATTAGatcatgaatgaaatgaatgaaattgccattagttttccattttaaaactataaataactAAGAATCCCTGAGGAAGTTGCTTGTATGGCTTTGGCTTAATTTTTAGGTGATTTTTCTTGTACTAACTGGAAACActagaaaatgtttccaaagaTACCTGGTTGAATGTTACATCAGAAAATGAAAGTGTATGAGAATTTCAAACTGAAGCACTCACTCTTCTTTTAGCCGTCGCTGCTCTCTATAGAATTCTTCCCTGGACAACGGGGGTGCTTGTGTTGTTGAGATGGTATTTGAGTGAGCTGTCTGCACTCCTGAGGATACCCAAGTTGTCGATAAATTGGCCGGAGCCGGAGGAAAGCCTGGAGGAGGGACACTGTAGCCAGCAGGTGGTGGCTGgccaggaggaaactgaggagaGAACTGTGGAGGAGGCACaactggagggagagaaagtgtATGGGGCGGGGGCGGGTATAAAGGAGGGGGTGGCACAGGCACAAAAACTGGAGTTGCTGGTAGCGACGGGCCTTGAGTTCTCTGTGATCTTTCGCTGTGGTGTCGTCCGCGGTTTAtacttctggagaaataaatccGAGATATTACTCCTTCAAACTATAATCACCCAAGACAAGACAAGTAAGTGTCTTTTCTATCTGTAATTATCTTCAAACTTACAAATGATGGAATAGAATCAACTATTCAAATAAGAATAGGAACTTATTCatatgaaaatacaatttttaaggcCACTTGGGGACCAAAATGATACAAGTTTATAAGGCCTTCTCTCTACGGAGACGCCATATTTAGAAGTTCTCTTTTGTGAAGTTCAGATTACCACTCCACAAAGATCTTTTGTGACTTCCTAATCTGTCATTTAAAGGAACTGACAAGGTTAATGCCTCTCTGACCCAGGCCTCCCCAAAATGCCTTCCAAACCAAAACTTTCGATGAATAAAAACCACTTCCTGTAATCCTTTGAGGTAGGAAGTGTGGAAAGGATCCTTCTAAATGGTACTTCAAAAATACCTAAGTACAAGGTATTTTTGATTTTCATAATTTCATATTTCACCTGACATTATGTACATCATGAGCATTTCTCGATGTCATTAAAATGTCTTTAGAAACACAGTTTTAAATGGCTTCAtagctttttggttttgtttcgtttttgcatttaaagtactttttaataattggtcacattttttaaaaaaactggaagTATAGTTTGTAACTATACTATACTATAACTATACTAGAATGTAACACACaaggttacattagtttcaggtgtgcaacacagtgattcaatagGTCTATACCTTATGTGAGGTTCACAGTGTAACTACTGTCACCATACTACACTATCACAATACcactgattatattccctatgctctacCTTTCATCCTCAAGAAAATAAGTACCACTCTTAACATTTGTCACTAACAACTAAAAATctcaatgttttatttctaaggGTTGGGTAAAAATAAAGAGTGCTGGCCAAAGTTTCTGAATTGTCCCTCATCAAAGAAATAGTGACTTCTTTAAAAGGTGGGCTTATTTCTGTAAGCTAAAGGTTCTTTAAATTATGAATAACTGGTACacaacagcagcagcaggggTTTAGAGTTTAAGCTCTTTTCAGAGTCTGAATTAGTAAATATTATCTTCTATTAACATGTGATCTAGTAACAAAGTTATTACTTAGCAATTCTCAAGGCAGCACTAGAAGATAAACCTTAATATTCTTGTTATAGAGTTAATTTAGAGGCCCTTTACCCTGGTGGCGAGTGTGACCTAGATAATAAGACTTAGGGCTTTGAAGAGTAACATTGCTTTTGCCTGTCCAGGGCAAAAGCCGTGAacaatttctttgtctcttcttttggaaaagagaaggtgggaggagaTTCAGAAAATGGAgtctagaagagaaataaatgcaagCCTTCACACTTGGGAGGTGAGCAAGTTAACTTTCATCTTAAATTAAACTGTCACCTTAAATACTGTCTGGACCTTAATGATGTCCTTCTACCCTCAAAAGAGTAAATGTGAGGTAATATTCTGCCGTGTGCTTGGAGAAAGTAGTCACTGGGAAGGAGTATTAAAGATGTAGCCTAAAACCATCATTTAAAAGACTAAATGTAATCTATTCTTCTCTAGGCCTCAAGGGCAACTGAGGACTTAAGTGAGATAAGCATAAACCAAATGACCTCCCTCTCGTGCCACTGCtgtgctttaatttctttgtgttatatttttcagCATGTCATCAGATTACAGTTTTTCAAGATGTTTAACAAGCCTACCTGTAGCAGCTCCTCTCCCCCCTTCTAATTTGCTGTGGTGGAGAAACCAGATATCCAAGCTTATTGGAACTGTGTGGAAAGATAAAATGGGCTTGAGTATAACACAGGATCTCTTAGTGTGTGGACTTTAAGACACATATTTTAACTATTCTAgaaactttttcttcttcctgaccCCCATTCTGTAATTTGTTCCAGATAGAGGGGATATGAGCAAGtattaaactattttttcaaTTAACTATTGTGACAATAATTAAACCTCAATGTACAATATTTTTCACAATATGGTATTCCATTTAGCATTCTACAAGTGACTGTGAACTTGTTACAAGAGAAATAGAGCCCTTTTATTTGCTGGGCACTGTGCAGCTAAGGAACTAGCACTGTTCCAATTCTGCAGATGAGGCAATGGAGCTGAGTAAAACTGCATGCCCAAGGGTCATATAGCTGCTAAGTGCAGGGGCTGGGATTCCAACCCAAGCCTACCGGTCTCCAAATCCTGTATTCCTTCTACCAACACAATCTGCTAAGTCTCTCACTTAGCAtactcttgaaaataaaaaaactgactTATCTTTCAAACAAACAGatcaaaattttagaatataagccagtttatataaatatataagccCATTTATATAGattacagaaacagaaatgatTGTATAAAGACcattcataaataaatacactaatTTTTAATGCTACAGACCATTATCAATACAAAGATCAAAATCCTATAgattttaatatgtaataaaattccACTAATACAGACTATTCAAAATGAGAAACTGTTTGGTAGCCTTAATATGTTTACTCAAATCAAATTTTGAAAATCCATATCAAGGCTAGGAAAAAATTTAATCTATTAGCACAGTAagtgattcaacatttaaaacactctttcaaaaaaacaaaaaaaaaccccctaCTTTCAATTACTACTTATCCATGAACTGAGATCCTGTCAAGATCACCATTTGCTAAGACATGAAAGTAACAAAAATTGATACGAATTTGTATTTTACCATTTTCAGAAAAGAATTACtcattcttttagaaaatagttcTTCACATAATCTTGAATTTATGCCACTTTACATAAAAACTACGTTAACGTGGCATATGAAAGAGGagttcacaataaaaaatattcaccaaCACATCTGATTCTAATTCCCATTATCTAGTTCAAAAGCAATCATCTGtagattttttaaacatatacttactgTTCCCAACCTGGTCGACCACCACCTGGACGAGCAGTATTTATTCTTACTGGACCttggaaacaaaaacaataggTAAATATGAAATCGCATGTTAAGTAAAGTTACAACTATTTTTGAATGGAGAAAATGTTCAAACCAGAATGATTTTACTCACCAGTTGTGGGGATCAACTGTCCATGCAATAGGGACTGTCCAAGCAAAGACGGGGTTCCAAGTACAGGCACCTGGTAACCCtgtaggaaaaaaacatgaataaaaagaaagttaaaaaaaaaaaaaaaagacaaaagagggagagttaaaaaaaaacaaaaaaaacctggaagaaaaacTGTAAGACAAACCTCCAAATTTAAAAGCCAATCAAACTTACCTTCTCCTCCATAAGAGCAGTGATTGCGATTGAAGAGGCACCCTTTGAGTGCTCGGGCGCAAGGGCTGCAGCCGGCAGTATTTTACTATCAGAGTCCCTACAAAACAATGTAGTTTGCAATACATTAAGAAGTCATCAGAAATGGAGGATTAAGAgtaaaaaatttacatattattACTAAGTCTGTCCACCCACCACCTGCATTAAGGTGAGTTAAATCAAAGCTGAAGAAAACTCTGGAGGAAAGTGAGAAGCCTAGACCTTTGCACAGTTCCTCAAACACACAATGTAAGTAAAAAGAAGGAATCTCCTTAAGGAGTCCCATCTGTGATAGCTATGAAAGAAATCAGTTCAGTTCTAAGaataataaagcttaaaaaaaaaagtcaaagtgtGGGACCTAAAGAAGACAGGATTAAGAGTGAATTCTACTTCCAGCTCCACCACTGAATCAAAGGGGTGATCTTAGAAAAGCCAATGAACCCTGAGACTCATTCCCACTGTTAATCACAGAAAATCAGTGAGAAGTCTTCCATATACATGTAAAGGTCCCAGTCTTCAAGATTTTTGCTTCAGTAGGTCTGTACAGATCCCtggcatctatttttttttttttaaagttgttgattcttgaatcacaaatctgtacttctgaagaatgaaggagagtaagtcggagggggagacgaaccatgagagacaatggactctgaaaaacaaactgagggttctagaggggaggggggtggggggatgggtcagcccggtgatgggtattaaagacggcacattctgcatggagcactgggtgttatgcacaatcatggaacactacatcaaaaactaatgatgtaatgtatggtgattaacataacaataaaaaatttaaaaaaagttgttgATTCTTTAAGAATTTATGAGCCACTGGATGACATGGTCAAAGGTCCTTTTTGTGTCTGAAGTGGTAGGATTTAAGTGAGTTTTCACTGGTCGTCTTCTACCTAATTTTGCTCCAGTGGTAGGAGCAAGTGGTAGAGGATTTAAGTGAGTTTTCACTGGTCATCTTCTACCTAAGTTTGCTCCTGTCAGTTTGTTTCTGACTTTTCTACTGCCACCAATGTTTTATTCCCTCTACTCCACCGATCCAAATTGTGCTTAGTTCTGCTCACATCAACTCTTTCTAATACCACCATTATGACCACAAGTGAATTCTCTCTATGATTTGACATTTAACAAGGGTTCTTGGCAACTTGTATAGTCCTTGACCTTGGGATGCTTAATCATTTGCCGAGTGAATCTccttcatttatctgttcttccaatTAAGATTAAGTCATCTCTTACAAGGAAACCTTTAGAAGAGGGTTACTTTATTCCCCCACCTTACTGAGTACAATGATTCACAAGGATGATACATACTGCAGGTCACTACAACTACTAGAGCAatatacaacaataaaaaactgTATTACTGATCTCACTTGTTTCTGAAGAGTGAGAACTGCACACAGACTTACCGGAAAGGTCCATCTGATTTTTCTGAGTGGACTGATATGGAGACTGTCGCAGTTATATCAGGTACAGGAGCTGGGGTAGAAGATGAATTTCCGGGCACAGGAGGGGCCAAGGAAGACGGGTTAGAAGTTAATGAAGACATAGAGGGAGCTGGGTGAGTTGATGAAGATGTCACTGGAATCATCAGAGGATCCTGTTGTCTTGATATTGGAGATCTCATCAGAGGTTGTAGGTTCCGCTGGATGAGTGGTCTTGGAGGGGGtattgggggtggtggtgggggtaaCTGTTTTCGTAGTCTTTTTGTATAACCAGTTTCATTTTTGAAGTTATTAACAGCCTATATATACCAAACAGAAAAATGCAGGAAAATGTAAGGCTGTATTTACTCAAGTACAGTttaaacaatcataaaatttttttttaaagattttacttatttgacagagagagagagagacagtgagagcaggaacacaagcagggggagcaggagagggagaggcaggctccctgcttcagcagggagtccaatgcagggctcgatcccaggaccctgggatcgtgacctgagccgaaggcagacgcttaatgactgagccacccaggcgcccctgaacaatcaaaaaaaaatttttttttaagactttattcatttatttgacagagagagacacagcaagaaagggaacacaagcagggggagtgggagagggagaagcaggcttcccgcggagcaggaagcctgatgcggggctcgatcccaggaccctgggatcatgacctgagccgaaggcagacacttaacgactgatccacccaggcgccccaacaatcaaaaattttaaaaaatattttagaaaagggaTACAAAGATAGTTACCTGTCGTAAGAATTTATTGGCAATTAAAGCATCAGGAGAGACATCATTTTGATGGCATGTTGGACATGTATGATCATCTGATTCCAAGAGTGCTGTTCTTATACctatgtcaaatattttaaatattaataaaagcagAGTACAAACTCAGTGTTTAGAGAATGAATTACAAAGACCACTTATATCTAATCAGTTACATTACTGTTTCCAAGCACACATCACTAATCATTTCTAAGATAAGATTAAGAAACTTAGAAGTAAAATCTCTCGCCTGATAGCACTCCTCTGCTAACTTctacctttaaaaatagaaatcatgaatataatttcaacaaacatttaaactAAGAGAAAAAGCACTCTTTCCTAAATACTATTCTCTTTGTTTAGTAGTTGGAATATTATAGGGGAAAATAGAAGTAAGATACAGTCTAGAAAGATAAAACTTTACATGGCtaacaggctttttaaaaaagcctcaCAAGAAAAGTATAGGATAAAGACCAGAAGGGTTATTCAGGCAAGAAGGTCAGTGACACCTCCAGCACAGTGCACAGGAATAACGCTAAATTATAGATTCACTGATTATGCTTCAGTGTAGTAAAAAATCCAGTAATAAGTGCTTTGTTAAATCTAAGACACACTCTGAAACAAATCTTGAGTGACCTCTTTGTGACTTTGGCGTTCACTAAAAAGACCccaaaataaagatttatattCCAAAGCtatgtttagaaatgaaaaaggccAGAGCAGGACTGAGGAGTAAAATTTTCAGATGTCATTTTCATCTGGGTTAAGAAGGGGCAAATTTAGAATACgtggcagaaaaaaacaaatgctaatataaatgatcagaaaaaaaagtcCCAAGCCACCACATGGCAAATGTTGGGCAGTATCTTTACAGACAGCAGTTCTCAATCAAACTTAGGAATTTAGAGTAAGTGATTTTTCACAATCCAGGAAAGGGATTTAagtaccatttaaaaatatttccagaatatCTAAGGCCCaaaaagctttcaaaattttGCATTCCATTTAAAACGTATAGGCAACAAAAATCCTACATTTCATAAAACCTCAGTACAGCTACCCTGATGAAGGTATAAGAGGTGGTCCATTCTAACTAATAATTAACAGGACAAAGAGGctgttgttattaaaaaaaaaaaaaaagcagcgaCAAAGACGGTCCTTGCTATTAAATGCTCACTGATGAACTGACCAATTATTGACATTTTATACTTCAATATTAAAACCTATAATGTTGCTTAGAGCCTTTCCAGGTAAATACACACGTTCTAAGATCTACTCTTTGAAGGTTCAATGTTTCTTACATTCATCACAATAACTGTTTCCACAGCAGGGAATGACAACAGCATCAGTCATAATATCTTTGCAGATGAGACACAACAATTCATCTGGGATAGGATCATCTTCTTCTGAAGAAGAAGATGGCTCCTCTGGTAAGAAAggtggtttttctttcttcccaattgCATA
Proteins encoded in this region:
- the RBBP6 gene encoding E3 ubiquitin-protein ligase RBBP6 isoform X1: MSCVHYKFSSKLNYDTVTFDGLHISLCDLKKQIMGREKLKAADCDLQITNAQTKEEYTDDNALIPKNSSVIVRRIPIGGVKSTSKTYVISRTEPVMGTSKAIDDSSASISLAQLTKTANLAEANASEEDKIKAMMSQSGHEYDPINYMKKPLGPPPPSYTCFRCGKPGHYIKNCPTNGDKNFESGPRIKKSTGIPRSFMMEVKDPNMKGAMLTNTGKYAIPTIDAEAYAIGKKEKPPFLPEEPSSSSEEDDPIPDELLCLICKDIMTDAVVIPCCGNSYCDECIRTALLESDDHTCPTCHQNDVSPDALIANKFLRQAVNNFKNETGYTKRLRKQLPPPPPPIPPPRPLIQRNLQPLMRSPISRQQDPLMIPVTSSSTHPAPSMSSLTSNPSSLAPPVPGNSSSTPAPVPDITATVSISVHSEKSDGPFRDSDSKILPAAALAPEHSKGASSIAITALMEEKGYQVPVLGTPSLLGQSLLHGQLIPTTGPVRINTARPGGGRPGWEHSNKLGYLVSPPQQIRRGERSCYRSINRGRHHSERSQRTQGPSLPATPVFVPVPPPPLYPPPPHTLSLPPVVPPPQFSPQFPPGQPPPAGYSVPPPGFPPAPANLSTTWVSSGVQTAHSNTISTTQAPPLSREEFYREQRRLKEEEKKKSKLDEFTNDFAKELMEYKKIQKERRRSFSRSKSPYSGSSYSRSSYTYSKSRSGSTRSRSYSRSFSRSHSRSYSRSPPYPRRGRGKSRNYRSRSRSHGYHRSRSRSPPYRRYHSRSRSPQAFRGQSPNKRNVPQGETEREYFNRYREVPPPYDMKAYYGRSVDFRDPFEKERYREWERKYREWYEKYYKIGYATGAQPRPSANRENFSPERFLPLNIRNSPFTRGRREDYAGGQSHRSRNLGGNYPEKLSTRDSHNQKDSTKSKEKESENAPGDGKGNKHKKHRKRRKGEESEGFLNPELLETSRKSREPTSGEENKTDSLFVLPSRDDATPVRDEPMDAESITFKSVSEKDKREKDKPKAKGDKTKRKNDGSTVSKKENVAKPAKGPQEKLDGEREKSPRPEPPLKKAKEETPKTDNAKSSSSSQKDEKIIGTPRKAHSKSAKEHQETKPVKEEKVKKDYSKDVKSEKLTNKEEKAKKPSEKSKPPDSKGEKRKRKTEEKGVDKDFESSSMKISKLEVTEIVKPSPKRKMEPDIEKMDRTPEKDKTSSSTAPAKKIKLNRETGKKIGSTENVSNTKETSEKLESTSSKVKQEKVKGKVRRKVAGAEGSSSTLVDYTSTSSTGGSPVRKSEEKTDTKRTVIKTMEEYNNDNTAPAEDVIIMIQVPQSKWDKDDFESEEEDVKTTQPVSSVGKPASVIKNVSTKPLNTVKYTEKESESSEKIQKLTKEVSHELIQHEIKSSKNSASSEKGKTKDRDHSVLEKENPEKRKNSAPPEKDSNLDRLNEQGNFKSLSQSSKETRTSDKHDSVRGSSTKDFTPNRDKKPDYDNREYSSSKRRDERNELTRRKDSPSRSKDSASGQKTKPREERDLPKKGTGDSKKSNSSPSRDKRPHDHKATYDTKRPSEETKPVDKNPCKDREKHMLEARNNKESSGNKLPYVLNPPDPQTEKEQVPGQTDKNAVKPKPQLSHSSRLSSDLTRETDEAAFEPDYNESDSESNVSVKEEETSGKVSKELKDKVVEKAKDSLDPAAGGQIGTARSQSQSSPSVSPSRSHSPSGSQTRSHSSSASSAESQDSKKKKKKKEKKKHKKHKKHKKHKKHAGAEVELEKSQKHKHKKKKSKKSKDKEKEKEKDDQKVKSVPV
- the RBBP6 gene encoding E3 ubiquitin-protein ligase RBBP6 isoform X2, which encodes MSCVHYKFSSKLNYDTVTFDGLHISLCDLKKQIMGREKLKAADCDLQITNAQTKEEYTDDNALIPKNSSVIVRRIPIGGVKSTSKTYVISRTEPVMGTSKAIDDSSASISLAQLTKTANLAEANASEEDKIKAMMSQSGHEYDPINYMKKPLGPPPPSYTCFRCGKPGHYIKNCPTNGDKNFESGPRIKKSTGIPRSFMMEVKDPNMKGAMLTNTGKYAIPTIDAEAYAIGKKEKPPFLPEEPSSSSEEDDPIPDELLCLICKDIMTDAVVIPCCGNSYCDECIRTALLESDDHTCPTCHQNDVSPDALIANKFLRQAVNNFKNETGYTKRLRKQLPPPPPPIPPPRPLIQRNLQPLMRSPISRQQDPLMIPVTSSSTHPAPSMSSLTSNPSSLAPPVPGNSSSTPAPVPDITATVSISVHSEKSDGPFRDSDSKILPAAALAPEHSKGASSIAITALMEEKGYQVPVLGTPSLLGQSLLHGQLIPTTGPVRINTARPGGGRPGWEHSNKLGYLVSPPQQIRRGERSCYRSINRGRHHSERSQRTQGPSLPATPVFVPVPPPPLYPPPPHTLSLPPVVPPPQFSPQFPPGQPPPAGYSVPPPGFPPAPANLSTTWVSSGVQTAHSNTISTTQAPPLSREEFYREQRRLKEESKSPYSGSSYSRSSYTYSKSRSGSTRSRSYSRSFSRSHSRSYSRSPPYPRRGRGKSRNYRSRSRSHGYHRSRSRSPPYRRYHSRSRSPQAFRGQSPNKRNVPQGETEREYFNRYREVPPPYDMKAYYGRSVDFRDPFEKERYREWERKYREWYEKYYKIGYATGAQPRPSANRENFSPERFLPLNIRNSPFTRGRREDYAGGQSHRSRNLGGNYPEKLSTRDSHNQKDSTKSKEKESENAPGDGKGNKHKKHRKRRKGEESEGFLNPELLETSRKSREPTSGEENKTDSLFVLPSRDDATPVRDEPMDAESITFKSVSEKDKREKDKPKAKGDKTKRKNDGSTVSKKENVAKPAKGPQEKLDGEREKSPRPEPPLKKAKEETPKTDNAKSSSSSQKDEKIIGTPRKAHSKSAKEHQETKPVKEEKVKKDYSKDVKSEKLTNKEEKAKKPSEKSKPPDSKGEKRKRKTEEKGVDKDFESSSMKISKLEVTEIVKPSPKRKMEPDIEKMDRTPEKDKTSSSTAPAKKIKLNRETGKKIGSTENVSNTKETSEKLESTSSKVKQEKVKGKVRRKVAGAEGSSSTLVDYTSTSSTGGSPVRKSEEKTDTKRTVIKTMEEYNNDNTAPAEDVIIMIQVPQSKWDKDDFESEEEDVKTTQPVSSVGKPASVIKNVSTKPLNTVKYTEKESESSEKIQKLTKEVSHELIQHEIKSSKNSASSEKGKTKDRDHSVLEKENPEKRKNSAPPEKDSNLDRLNEQGNFKSLSQSSKETRTSDKHDSVRGSSTKDFTPNRDKKPDYDNREYSSSKRRDERNELTRRKDSPSRSKDSASGQKTKPREERDLPKKGTGDSKKSNSSPSRDKRPHDHKATYDTKRPSEETKPVDKNPCKDREKHMLEARNNKESSGNKLPYVLNPPDPQTEKEQVPGQTDKNAVKPKPQLSHSSRLSSDLTRETDEAAFEPDYNESDSESNVSVKEEETSGKVSKELKDKVVEKAKDSLDPAAGGQIGTARSQSQSSPSVSPSRSHSPSGSQTRSHSSSASSAESQDSKKKKKKKEKKKHKKHKKHKKHKKHAGAEVELEKSQKHKHKKKKSKKSKDKEKEKEKDDQKVKSVPV